From the genome of Scytonema hofmannii PCC 7110, one region includes:
- a CDS encoding C2 family cysteine protease has product MTRQRSNSAPPRLPTQETAVLQSEAGSSNWRQDATNSQQTTTSLRNLDLRSINSYSHPLSSHEQNDDFDEILDLYDQRETDEDATNSQQTTTNSRNLDLSPINSDSHPPLSHEQNDDFDEILNIHDQRETDEEQNDENNEERYKTNENALEKPLRKPDRLRLNQAQVTTTEGKEETISKEQNFKITDTEEDETSYIIQYYKWNSNNSEPRQRLEEIQGRIEKDNVVKGSRQQTPLENINTGRRNRPVQILPNNVRGIRQEDVYQNGVSDCYLQAAMIAVAKQNPQQIWDMVSVNDNDVRVTFHLPENNENNASNLNQELRPIEITVKKSLLLNNDGQLVYGGKIGNNNYLWPAFIQKAWAVVKGGYAESAMGVVTDTIKAITGEGRSTPFRLTHHWNIYNNLVTALNDRRAAVLTTSVFAKQGKLKKLLNSFNDRSAPKDKPLGKVRVMHAYAVLDMDNRNLTENDFQDNAIPDVSLTLRDPRDPKGKTFKRTLKQVLSKDKFDAVHTG; this is encoded by the coding sequence TGATTTAAGGTCTATAAATTCATATTCCCACCCACTGTCATCACATGAACAAAATGATGATTTTGACGAAATATTAGACCTATATGACCAAAGAGAAACAGACGAAGATGCTACTAACTCACAGCAGACTACCACTAATTCAAGAAACCTTGATTTAAGTCCCATAAATTCAGATTCCCACCCACCGTTATCGCATGAACAAAATGATGATTTTGACGAAATCTTAAATATACATGACCAAAGAGAAACAGACGAAGAACAAAATGATGAAAATAATGAAGAAAGATATAAAACAAACGAAAATGCACTTGAAAAACCTTTAAGAAAACCTGATAGATTAAGATTGAATCAAGCTCAAGTTACTACCACAGAAGGCAAGGAAGAAACCATTAGCAAAGAGCAGAATTTTAAAATTACTGATACTGAAGAAGACGAAACAAGTTATATAATTCAGTATTACAAATGGAATAGTAATAATTCTGAACCAAGGCAACGCTTAGAAGAAATTCAAGGCCGGATTGAAAAAGATAACGTTGTGAAAGGAAGTAGGCAACAAACGCCTTTAGAAAACATAAATACAGGTAGAAGAAACAGACCAGTACAAATTTTACCTAATAATGTGCGTGGAATTAGACAAGAAGATGTATATCAAAATGGGGTTTCTGACTGCTATTTACAAGCCGCAATGATTGCAGTAGCAAAGCAAAATCCACAACAAATTTGGGATATGGTCAGCGTGAATGACAATGACGTTAGGGTAACGTTTCACTTGCCCGAAAATAACGAAAATAATGCTTCTAATCTCAACCAGGAGTTAAGACCAATAGAGATTACTGTGAAGAAATCCCTACTACTTAATAACGACGGACAACTAGTTTATGGTGGTAAAATTGGTAACAATAACTATCTTTGGCCTGCTTTCATCCAAAAAGCATGGGCAGTAGTTAAAGGTGGATATGCAGAATCAGCAATGGGGGTAGTAACAGATACTATCAAGGCTATTACTGGTGAAGGCAGAAGTACACCATTTCGTTTGACCCATCATTGGAATATTTATAACAATCTAGTAACGGCGCTAAATGACCGAAGAGCCGCAGTGCTTACTACTTCTGTATTCGCCAAGCAAGGTAAATTGAAAAAGTTACTCAACTCCTTTAATGATAGGTCAGCCCCCAAAGACAAACCTCTCGGTAAGGTTCGCGTCATGCACGCTTATGCTGTGTTGGATATGGATAACAGAAATCTCACAGAAAATGATTTTCAAGATAATGCTATTCCAGATGTTTCGCTGACATTACGCGACCCAAGAGATCCCAAAGGTAAAACCTTTAAACGTACCCTTAAGCAAGTGCTAAGTAAAGATAAGTTCGATGCGGTTCACACTGGGTAA